The DNA region GTCGCAAGCGGGACGGCGAGCAATCGGTTCGCTCCTCGGCTGACGAACAGTATACTACCGGCCAGAAGTAGATTACCGGCCAGATAGCCGCGCCTCCACACCAGTTATCGAACGGATACGACAACTGTCGTAGGGAAAGGTTGATACGGGTGGCAGACAATCACAAACACGAAATGCCTGACACGAAAAGCGGCCGCGAGAGGAAGGGCAGAAACAAGCGTTCACAGTTGGAGCACCACCTCGCTCGGCGGGAAGTACGGACGCTTGACGTGGACGACGAACCGGAACTTTACGACGACGTGGAGGAACTCGACGAAGACGTTCTCAACCTCTACGCGTTGAACGGCCGAGAGCAGTAGACGGAGCCCGATTGCGGCACGCATTTCTTTGCAGTTCGACGGCCGAGCCGTGCGTCCGTCGGACGGGCGGGACGGCGACGCTCCACGAGTTACAGTTCATATATAAATGCCGGATATTACGTCCCACGTGTCGATTCGAGTTTTGTGCTAACATGGTACAGTAGTCACCGGCGAGGAGTCTCTGTCCGTGTGTTTTCGATAGATGGGTGTTGGCGGTTCTCGTGGTGTGTGGTAGCTCTCGTACGCAACCTTTTTATAGAATCACAAACAATCACCGGTCGACTATGAGCCAGCGAATGCAACAGGGTCAGCCGATGATCATTCTCGGAGAGGATTCCCAGCGCGTCAAGGACCGCGACGCGCAGGCGTACAACATTCGCGCCGCCCGCGCGGTAGCGGAGGCCGTCCGCTCCACACTCGGCCCGAAGGGGATGGACAAGATGCTCGTCGACTCGATGGGCGACGTCACCGTCACGAACGACGGCGTCACCATCCTCAAAGAGATGGACATCGACAATCCGACGGCCGAGATGATTATCGAAGTCGCCGAGACCCAGGAGGACGAGGCCGGCGACGGAACGACGACGGCCGTCGCCATCGCGGGCGAACTCCTGAAGAACGCCGAGGACCTCCTCGAACAGGATATCCACCCGACGGCGGTCATCAAAGGCTACAACCTCGCCAGCGAGAAGGCGCGTGAGGAAGTCGACAACATCGCGACGCGAGTCGATCCCGACGACGAAGAACTGCTGAAGAAGGTCGCCGAGACCTCGATGACGGGCAAGGGCGCGGAACTCAACAAGGAGGTGCTCGCGAACCTCGTCGTCGGCGCGGTCCAGCAGGTCACCGTCGAGGCCAACGACGGTTCGCACGTCGTCGACATGGAGAACGTCAAGATCGAGACGCAGACCGGTCGCTCCGCCGGCGACTCCGAACTGCTCCGCGGCGCGGTCATCAACAAAGACCCCGTCCACGACGACATGCCCGTCGACTTCGACGAGGCGGACATCCTGCTGCTCAACGAGGCTATCGAGGTCGAGGAGGCCGGCGTCGACACGAACGTCAGCATCGACAGCCCCGACCAGCTCCAGCAGTTCCTCGACCAGGAGGAGGAACAGCTGAAGAAGAAGGTCGACCAGATCGTCGACTCCGGCGCTGACGTCGTCTTCTGTCAGAAGGGTATCGACGACCTCGCCCAGCACTACCTCGCCAAACAGGGCGTGCTGGCGATTCGCCGGACGAAGAAGTCCGACATCGAGTTCCTCAAGAACGTCGTCGGCGGCAGCGTCGTCACCGATCTCGACGACATCGGCGACGCCGACCTCGGCTTCGGCTCGGTCCGCCGCGACGAGGAGGACGAACTGTTCTACGTCGAGGGTGAGGACGCCCACGGCGTGACGCTGCTGCTCCGCGGTTCCACCGACCACGTCGTCGACGAACTGGAGCGCGGCATCAAGGACGCGCTCGACGTCGTCGCCACCACCGTCTCCGACGGCCGCGTGCTCGCCGGCGGCGGCGCTATCGAAGTCGAACTCGCCTCCCGACTCCGCGACTACGCCGACTCGGTCTCCGGCCGCGAGCAGCTCGCGGTCGAGGCGTTTGCCGACGCGCTCGAACTCGTCCCGCGCGTCCTCGCCGAGAACGCCGGTCTCGACGCCATCGACACGCTCGTCGACCTCCGCGCGGCCCACGAGGACGGCGACGTGCGCGCCGGTCTGAACGCCTTCACGGGCGACGTCGAGGACACCTTCGAGGCGGGCATCGTCGAACCCGCCCACGCGAAGGAGCAGGCGCTCTCGTCTGCCACCGAGGCCGCGAACCTCGTGCTGAAGATCGACGACATCATCGCCGCGGGCGACCTCTCGACCGGCGGCAACGACGACGAGGAAGGCGGCGCACCCGGCGGCATGGGTGGCATGGGCGGTATGGGCGGCATGGGCGGTGCAATGTAAGACGACCTTTTACGCTGCACTCGGGCGGCTTCGCCGCCCTCGCTCGGTAAAAGCTCGACCAAAAGCACTCGTCGCTCACTTCAGTCGCTCCGCGACTTCCGTTCGCGACTCGGCCCGCTCGGGCCTGACGGCCCTCACGGTGAGTGAACTGGACGACTTCCGCCCGTGGTACCGCCGTTCAATCGACTCCAAATTCTTCGGACAGTAGACATATTCCGGATTTCCGAGTAGTGGCGGCTATGCCTTCCAGACGTGCGGTCGTCGCCGAGGCCTCGGAGTCGTAAGTCCCACCGACCCCGTCGAAGCTTAGCAGTAACTAAATAGGCGCTCCGCAAAATTTGCGCGCATGAAGACGCTGCTCCTCAACAGCGAGGACGTACACCACAACGCCCGGATGCCGGAACTCATCCGGGCAATCGAGGACGCCTTCGCCGCCTACGAGCGCGGCGACGCGCAGATGCCCCCCAAGTCCTACATCGACCTGCCGCAGTACAACGGCGACTTCCGGTCGATGCCCGCGTACTTGGAGGCGAAAGAGTGGGACGCCGCGGGCATCAAGTGGGTGAACGTCCACACCGACAACCCCGGCGACCACGACCTTCCCACCGTCATGGGGACGATGATCTACTCGGACCCCGAGACGGCGTTCCCGCTCGCCATCATGGACGGCACCGAGTTGACGATGCAGCGCACCGGCGCGGCCGCCGCCGTCGCCACCGATCACCTCGCCGTCGAGGACGCCACGTCGATGGGAATCGTCGGCGCGGGCGTCCAGTCGTACACGCAACTGCGGGCGATTTCCGAAGTTCGACCCATCGAGGAAGTCGTCGTCTCCGACCTCGACGAGGAGCGCGTCGCGCGCTTCCTCGACACCTTCGAGGAGGAGTTCGACATCCGCGCGGGTAGCATCGAGGAGACCGCGTCCTGTGACGTGCTCTCGACGGTGACGCCCGTCGAGTCGCCCATCGTCCCTCGCGAGGCCGTCGGCGACCACACCCACATCAACGCGATGGGTGCCGACGCCGAAGGCAAACACGAACTCGCCGACGAGGTGCTCCTCGACGCGAAACTCGTCATCGACGACTACGAGCAGACGACCCACTCCGGCGAGATCAACGTCCCGTACAACGCGGGCGTCCTCGACGACGACGACATCTACGGCCAGATAGGTGAGATCGTCGTCGGCAAGAAGGACGGTCGCACCGCCGACGACGGCATCACCGTCTTCGACTCGACGGGTCTGGCGATTCAGGACGTCGCCGCCGCGCACGTCGTCTACGAGCACGCCGACGAGAACGACAACGGCTACCCGTTCGACCTGTTGGGTCTGGGCAAGTAAGCGTCGTCGGAGTCGGTCGCCGCGCTACTACACGTCCGTCTCCGTCTCGTCACTCCCCCGGCGTCGCTCGATTCGATCGAACACGCGCGTGAGAAGCCAGACGATCACCATGAACGGCAGGAGCGGGACGATGAGAATCACCAAAAGCAGCGCGTACGTCAGACCGATAACGTTCATCTCGGTGTCGGGGTGACTCTTGTATCCCGGCGTCACTGTCCGATAGGCTTTCGTCATCAGCCCTGGCGTCTCGTCGTCGGAACTCATGGCAGAGCGTACGTCGTCCGGGAGATTAAGCGTTAGTCGCCCGACGGGTCGCCGACCCGATTCCGGGCGACACCTCTCGACGGACGGGAGTCAAAAACGAAGACGAAAACGCGTCGGTTCGACGACTACGCGCCGATACCCATGCCGAGGAACAGCGTCATCGTGATGGCCATGATGATGAACCCGGCGACCATCGCGACGGTGGTGTAGCCGAGGATGTCGCGGGCGCGCAGTTTCGCCAGCGCAAGCGCCGGCACCGCCCAGAACGGCTGGATCATGTTCGTCAGCTGGTCGCCCATCATCTCGATGACGACGGCGGTGTACAGCGGCATACCCAGTTCCCGAGTCGTCTCAAGGAGAATCGGTCCCTGTGCGACCCACTGACCCCCGCCGGAGGGGACGAACACGTTGACGATACCCGCGCTGATGAGCCCGAGCACCGGCCACGTCAGCGGGGTCGAGATGTCCGCGAAGAAGCCCGAGATGACGGCGGCGAGCGCCGTCCCGGTGAGCAGTCCGGCGATACCCGCGTAGAAGGGGAACTGGAAGAGAATCCCGGCGACGTTCTTGACGCTGTCGTCCATCTGGTTGACGATGCGCTTCGGGGTCACCCAGAGCACGATGGCGCAGAAGATGAAGAACGCGTTGATGGTGTCGAGGTTTATCGCACCGAGTCCACTCTGGAGAACGTCGGAGAGAAAGTAGTACGCCGGGAACAGCGCGATAATCAACCCGAGTATCCGCGAGTGGTTGAGTCGGTCCGCCACCGTCGTCCGTGTCTGCGGTTGTGGCTGTGCCTGCGCAGCGACGCCGCCGTCGGTGGCGACGCCGGGGTCGGGGGTGTCGTCTGTCGTCTGGAGTCCGTTCGAGATCTCGTCGTAAACGTCGTCGGGCAGTTCGGTTATCTTCTCGGTTCCCTCCGGGTGGAGACTCCCCATGACCAGCGGGATGACCGCGAGCATCAACACGACGGTGACGATGTTGACGAGACTCCCGATGGTCTCACTCAGCGGAATACCCTCCTGAGCGTACTCGGGGAACGTCGACGGGATGGCGGCGGGGTCCGCCATGATGAGTCCGCTCGACGTGGTGATGCCGGAGTGCCAGATCATGAGTGCGGTGTAGCCCGCAGCGATGAGAAGCGGATAGTGGAGTTTGAGCCCCTTCTCCTTGCCCCTAAAGGCGACTTGGCGGGCGATGACCGCACCGACGATGAGACCGATGGCCCACGAGATGAGGCCGGCGAGCATCGCGACGAAGGACGTGAGCGCGACGGCCGAGAACTGCGAGTTCGGCAGTCCGGCGATTCGCTGCAACAGCCTCGACACCGCCGGCGATTTCGCGATGGCGTCACCGACCATCAGCGTCAGCGAGAACTGCGCCATGAACACCAGAAGCGTCCAGACGCCGCCGAACCACGCGTCCATCACACCCGTCGGCGACGTGCCGACCAGGAGCGCGCCCACCGCCGCGATGAACGTGAGTACGATGACGAGAACGTACGGATCCGGAACGTACTCCATCGCGATATCCGCAAACCATTCGCCTAATCGTTTAATCGGGTCAGTAAGTGCCATACGCTACAGTCCCGAATGAATAATTGGTATATAATGGTTTGGCATGGTATCTCACCACAGAGGACAGAAAATTGAGACGTGTGTTCGAATTTTGATATGCTCTGCTGTCGTCCCGGGCTTTCCCGCGAGAGTCGTCAGTTCAGAACCACTAAACGGGACTCGGATGACCGGCGACGTGACGCTTAAGAACCGAGCCCACGGACACACCGACAATGAATGACGTGTGTGTCGTTGGCATGGGCTCGACCGAGTTCGGCGTCCGCGACGAACGCATCAAAGAACTCGGAATCACGGCGGTCGCGCGGGCGCTACGCTCCTGTGACATCGACAGAGAGGACGTCGACGCGCTGTACCTCGGTAACTTCGTCGCTGGGATGCTGGAGGGACAGGAGACGCTCGCACCGCTCGTCGCCGACAGCGTCGGCCTCTCGGGGATTCCGACGATGAAAACCGAAGGCGCGTGCGCGAGTTCGGGCATCGCGTTCAGACAGGCGTATCAGGCGATTCGGACCGGCGTCCACGACATCGTCGTCGTCGCGGGCGTCGAACGGATGACGAACGCCGAGACGCCGGAGTTCACCCGCGCGCTCGGCAGCGCCGCCGACCACGGCACCGACGGGGCGACCGGGCTGACGTTTCCGGGCTTCTACGGCCTCGTGCTCGACCGCTACATGTACGAGTACGGTGCGACTCGCGAACAGGTCGCCGCCGTCTCGGTGAAAAATCGGAGAAACGGCGCGTCGAACCCGCGTGCGCGGTTCCGGTCGCCGGTGACCGTCGAGGACGTCGTCGAATCGCGACTCGTCGCGGACCCACTTCGCCTCTACGACTGCTGTCCCGCCGCCGACGGCGGCGCGGCGGTCGTTCTCGCGTCCGCGGAGGTCGCCGAGTCGTTCACGAGCGCGCCGATACCCGTACTCGGCAGCGGTCACGCGACGGGCCGAAGCGCCGCCTACCGCTACGACGACCTGACGACGCTCGAAGCCACGACGCTCGCCGCCGAGGAGGCGTACGACGCGGCCGGTCTCTCCCCGTCGGACGTCGACGTCGTCGAGCTTCACGACTGCTTCTCGGCCGCCGAAATCGGCGACTCCGAGGACCTCGGTTTCTTCGAGAAGGGCGAGGGCGCGGCCGCCGTCGCGGAGGGTCGAACCGCCGTCGACGGCGAACTCCCAATCAACCCGAGCGGCGGATTACTTGCGAAGGGTCACCCGGTCGGTGCGACAGGTATCGGCCAAGTTTACGAGGTGTGTCTGCAGTTGCTTGGCGAACACGAGAATCAGGTCGACGGGGCCGAGGTCGGACTGGCACACAACCTCGGCGGCAGCGGTGCGGTGAGCACCGTTACGGTGCTCGGAGGGCCGTCGCATGTCTGAGTCGCCGTCGCCTCCGCGATTTCCGGCGACACGATGTCCCGACTGCAGTCTGCTCTACGGCCACGAAGCGTACGTCTGCCGCGAGTGCGGGTCCGAGACGTTCGAGGAGGCGCCACTCGACGGGAACGGGACGGTGTACGCGCGGACGACGATTCGGGTCCCGGGGTCCGGCCAGCAGGGCAAGGAACCGTTCGAGGTGGCCGTCGTCGACGTCGGCGGCGCGGAGTCCGTGCGGGTGACTGCCCGAATCGAAGACAACCCCGGAGTCGGCCCCGACGACCCCGTCGAGTTCGTCGAACGGCGCGAGGGCGTCTTCTACTTCCGAGCGGCATAGCGTCTCCGAAGCGACGACTGTGACGACTGCGACGGAACGAAGAGACGACTGCGACGGAACGAAGAGAATCGAGGGACTCACTTTTCACCTCCGGAGCCAATAGCCGCTCATGCGTGCGATACGGTACCACGAACACGGCGGCCCGGGCGTGCTCCGCGTCGACGAGGTGGAGAAGCCGATTCCGGGCGAGGGCGAGATTCGAGTCGAACTGAAGGCCGCGGGCGTCAATCCCGTCGACACGTACCTCCGAGACGGGTCGTACCAACCGTTCACGCTCCCGATGGTCCCCGGCGTCGACTTCGCGGGCGTCGTCGACGAGGTGAGCGCAGGAGTCGACGGCTTCGACGTCGGCGACCGGGTGTTCGGCACCGGCCTCGGAAACGACCGCTACGGTAGCACAGCGGAGTACGTCACCGCGCCCACGGACAGAGTTGCACACCTCTCGGACGGCGTGTCGTTCGTGGAGGCGGGCGCGGCGGGCGTCGCCGCCGTCACCGCGTGGCGCGCCGTCGTCGACCACGCGGCGCTCGAACCGGCCGAGTACTGCCTCATCCACGGCGGCAGCGGCGGCGTCGGCCACGCCGCGGTGCAGATCGCCGCCGCGTCGGGTTCGCGGGTCGTCACGACGGCGAGCGAGCGGTACCACGACAACCTTCTGAACCTGGGCGCGCGGACGGTACTCGACTACCGGCGCGACGACCTCCAGTCGGCGGTCGTCGAAGCGACGGAGGGCGGCCCGAGCGTCGTCGTCGACCACATGCTCGAACGCTACCTCCAGTTCGACTGTGACGTCGCCGCGCCGTACGCCCGCATCGTCCTCTTCCGCAACCGGCATCTGGAAGCCGGGTTCACGAACGTCCCCGCCGCTGGGGGAAAGGAACTGCAGTTCCACCTGATGAGCATGTACAACGCGCCGCGACTCGCCGACCCGCTGGAACGGGTCGACCGCCTGCTCGCGGACGGCCTCCTGCGCGTCGAAGTCGCTGGCGAGTACGGCTTCGACGAGGTAGCGGAGGCGCATCGGCGGGTCCGTGAAGAGAGCTTCCTCGGGAAACTCGTCGTGGTTCCCTGACGGTCCACGAGCCGACTCCGGTCGGGTGCTACGCTTCGTCTTCGCGGAGTTCGACGCGGCGAATCTTCCCACTCGACGTCTTGGGGAGTTCGTCGAGGAACTCGATCTCTCTGGGGTAGGCGTGTTTGGCGAGTCGCTCGCGGACGAACTCCCGAATCGAAGCGGCCAACTCGTCGTCGTGAGCGGTTCCCTCAGTAGTGACGACGTACGCCTTCACGAGTTCGCCGCGTTTCTCGTCGGGGACGCCGACGACGGCCGCCTCGGCGACGGCCTCGTGTTCGAGCAGCGTACTCTCGACCTCGAAGGGGCCGATGCGGTAACCCGACGAGAGGATAACGTCGTCGGCGCGGCCGACGAACCAGAGGTAGTCGTCGCCGTCGCGTTCGGCGGCGTCGCCGGTCAGAAACAGCTCCCGGCCCTCGCGTTCGACCCACGCCGCGGCGGTCTTCTGCGGTTCGTTCCAGTAGCCGCGGAAGTAGGTCGACTCGCCGCGAGCGACGGCGAGTTCGCCGACCTCGTCGGCGTCGGTTTCGGTACCCGTCTCCGGGTCGACGACGCGAACGTCGAAGCCGGGGAGCGGTCGGCCCATACTCCCCGGTTTGACGTCCATCTCGCAGGCGTGGTGGTTGCCCGCGACCATCCCGCACTCGGTGACGCCGTAGTGGTCGTAGACGGTGACGCCGAGCTCCTCGTCGAACCACCGCATCACCTCCGGATTCAGCGGCTCGCCCGCGCTGTTCCCCTTCCGCAGCGAGAGGTCGTACGACTCGTGGGCGTCGCCGGCGGCCAGCAGCCCGCGATAGGCGGTCGGGCTCGTCGCGAGGCTCGTCACGCCGTAGCGCTCCATCACCCCGTACCACGCCTCGGGGTCGAACTCGCCCTCGTAGAGGACATTCGGGACCCCCGCGCTCACGGGGGCGATGCCCGCCGTCAACAGCCCGTACATCCAGCCGGGGTCGGCCGCGCCCCACACCGTCTCGTCGTCGCCGAGGTCCATCGAGCACTGCAGGTAGGGGTAGAGCGCCGCCAGTACTCGATGAGTGAGTTCACAGCCCTTCGGCGGCCCGGTCGTCCCGCTCGTGTACTCCAGCGTGCAGAGGTCGTCCGCGGCGGTCTCGGCGGTCTCGTACGTCGTGAACTGGTCACCGACGAGCGTCTCGTAGTCGAGGTCGTCGCCGCCGATGCCGTTGCCGATGTCGTCGCCGTCGCCGTCGTCGCTGGCGTCGGCTCCATCGCCCTCGCAATCGATGACGACGACGTTCTCAATTCCCACCGTGTCCTCGACAGCAGCGATCTTCTCGCGATAGTCGGTCGTGGTAAACACCGTCTTCACGCCCGCATCGGCCGCGCGGACCTCGATGGCGTTCGGCCCGAACGCGGTGAACAGCGGCACGTATACTGCGCCGCGCCGCCAGATGCCCAGAAACGTCGGGTAGAGTTCGGGGAGTCGGGGCACGAGCGTCGCCACCGGCTCGCCGCGGTCGACGCCCAGCGATTCGAGGGCGTTGGCGACCTGTGCGCTCCGCTCGTCGAGGTCGGCGTAGGTCAGCGTCTCGCGCTCGCCCTCCGCAGCGCCCTCCCAGTAGACGGCCGGTCCGGAGCCGACGTGCCGACAGACCGTCTCGTGGGCGACGTTGAACCGCTCGGGGCCGTCCCAGTCGAAGCCGTCCCAGACATCGTCCCACGAGAAGGAATCGCGGAGTCGTTCGTACGTCGTCATCGGCCTCTCCTCCGTTCGGTCGGGGCGATCGAGTCGGGTCGGGTCGGTCGGCGTGCCGTGGGTTGAGTGCTCATACCATGCCGATTCGAACAGGGGAGCATAAACCTCGGTGTCGAGGCGGACTCCGGACTCATGCGACGAAATCGGGGTCTCGGTTTTCGAGGAACGAGCGCGCCCCCTCGCGGGCGTCGGGTCCCGAGAAGAGGTAGCCGAGACCGTTTCGCATCGCCTCGTCCTCGCCCGCAAAGCGCAGCGACGCGTTGAGCCACGTCTTCGTCGTCTCCAGCGACGCGGGCGAGGAGCGCTTGAGCGCCGCGACGACGTCCGAAACGGCGTCGTCGAGGTCGCTCTCGTCGACGGCTCTGGCGAACAGGCCCCACTCGACGGCCTCCCCGGCACCGAGTTCTCGACCCGTCAGCGCGAGGTCGGCCGCGCGCTGGCGACCGACGAGGCGGGCAAGCCGCTTCGCGCCGTAGAAGGGATACGCGCCGATGCGCGTCTCGGGGAGCGCGAAGACGGCGTCGTTCGGGACGACCGTGAGATCCGCCGAGATGAGTAACTCGAAGCCGCCGCCGTATGCCGACCCGTTCGCCTTCGCGATGACCGGGACCGGCGAGCGCTCGATAGCGCCGAAGCAGCCGAGTACCGTATCCGCGAGTTTGCGGGCGTCTCGCGGGTTCTCGATGTCGGCGAGCGACTCGATGTCGTCGCCAGCGCAGAACGTGCGGCCGTTGCCGGTGAGGACGATCGTGCGGGCGCCGTCGTCGTCGGCACGCCGCACTCCGTCGGCGACGGCGTCCCACATATCCAACGTCATCGCGTTCAGTTTCTCGGGTCGGTCGAGTCGAATCGTGCTCAGGCCGTCGGCGAACTCGTAACTGACGTGTTCAGTCATGTGGTGACAGCCTGCACGGAGGCCGATAGCTGGTCGGGTTCCGGAAACGGTCGTCAGGAGGTGAAACTGACCGCCGCGCAGTTACCGGTTCGCGGGAGCCAGCGCTTCTATCGTGCGCAACGTCAGGTCGTCGTCGGCCTGTCTCGGCACGGTCAGCATCGGCCGGTCGAGCACGTCGAGGTCGAGGATCGTCTCCAATCGCTTTCGGGCCGCGTCGGGGGTTCCGGCGACGCCGAGCGCATCGACCATCTCGTCGGTGACGGCGTCGCTGGCGGCCGCGCGGTCGCCGCTGCGCCACGCTTTCGCCACCTGGTCGGCCTCGTCGGGGAATTCGGTGGCGACCGCTCGCCGATAGCCCTCGCCGCTGCCGACGTAGTAGGCGAGGTGGCCGCGGACGGCGTCGTACGCTTCCGTCTCGTCGGCCGCGACCGCCGCTGGGACGTACGGGGCGACGGCGATGTTTTCGGGGTCTCTCCCGATCTCCCGGGCCGCGTCGGCGACGACCTCGAACGCCTCCGAGAGCCCCTCGAAGGGGATGTTGTGCGGAATCCAGCCGTCGCAGACGCGGCCGGTCGCGCGCCTGTTGGCGGGGCCGAGCGCCGCGTTGTACACCGGCACGTCGGCGTCGAGGCCGGGGAAGTCCGCCACCTCGAAGATGTCTCCGTCGTAGTCGACGGTGTCGGCGTCGCTCAGATACGCCTTCACGAGTTCGACCGTCTCGTGGACGCGGCGGACCGGTCGGTCGTACTCGATGCCGTGGAGGTCTTCGATCGCTTTCGGCGTGCTCGCACCGACGCCGAGCGTCACTCTCCCCGGCGCGAGGCGGTCGACCGACGCCGCGGCCATGGCGACGACGGCGGGCGAGCGCGAGAACACGTTGACGATGGCGGTGCCGAGGTCGACCGTCTCGGTCCGCATCGCGAGTTCGCCGAGTTGGACGAACGCGTCAGTACCCCAGAGTTCGCTCACCCAGACGGCGTCGTAGCCGAGCTCCTCCGCACGCTCGGCGACCGACGCCGGCGACTCCGCGGAGACGTCCGGGAGCAAGAGGCCGAGAGAAGTCGTCACGGCCGTTACTCCCCGTACCTCGTGACGTTCGCCAGTTCGGAGTCGTCGACGTCGGAGAAGGCGTCGCGGGCGATGACGCGTTTGTGGACCTCGTCCGCGCCGTCGACGAAGCGGAACTGCCGGACGTTCTGGTAGAAGTCAGCGAGCGGGAGGTCCTCGCCCACCGCGTTCGCGCCGCACAGTTGCATCGCCGTGTCGATGGCCTCCTGGACGACGTTCGAGGTGTAGAGCTTGCTCATCGACACTTCGATTCTGGCCTCGTCACCTGCGGTGATGCGGTCGGCGGCGTGTCGGACCATGCAGCGCGCCGCGTGGAGTTCGGTCTCGGCCTCCGCGACGGCGAAACGGATACCTTGTTTCTCGGCGACCGGCGACCCGAACGCCTCGCGCTCACTCGTGTAGGCTTTCGCCACGTCGAGTGCCCGCTGGGCCATCCCCGAGTAGCGCATACAGTGGGTCAGACGCGCGGGGCCGAGACGTTGCTGGG from Haloprofundus halobius includes:
- a CDS encoding LLM class flavin-dependent oxidoreductase; translation: MTTSLGLLLPDVSAESPASVAERAEELGYDAVWVSELWGTDAFVQLGELAMRTETVDLGTAIVNVFSRSPAVVAMAAASVDRLAPGRVTLGVGASTPKAIEDLHGIEYDRPVRRVHETVELVKAYLSDADTVDYDGDIFEVADFPGLDADVPVYNAALGPANRRATGRVCDGWIPHNIPFEGLSEAFEVVADAAREIGRDPENIAVAPYVPAAVAADETEAYDAVRGHLAYYVGSGEGYRRAVATEFPDEADQVAKAWRSGDRAAASDAVTDEMVDALGVAGTPDAARKRLETILDLDVLDRPMLTVPRQADDDLTLRTIEALAPANR